In the Aristaeella hokkaidonensis genome, TGATACCGTCATGTTCAAAAGTCCTACCTGTACGCCGCATGACAAAGTCCTCGCGGAGCGTTTGGCACGGCATGCGGGCATTGACTGCGAGGAGCTTGGCAAGGCGATGTTCTCCCGCGGCGTATCTCCTGATATGCCGGCGGAGGAGCTTGTCCGTTACGATATGAAGGATTTCCATCTGGGCGTCCATTCCCTGACCATTTCACAGATTACGACCGTAGAGTCGGATCCTTTCCTTGCAAAGACAGAGGATTTTGTTCGTTCGTTGGAAAAAATCCGTAAGGATAAACAATATGATCTGTCCCTGCTGATGATTACCAACGTCCTGAAGGAAGGCACAGAGCTTCTTTATGCGGGAGACGCTGAGGTGATCCGCAGTGCCTTCTCCGTGGATGACCTGAAAGGAAATCATGTTTTCCTCCCGCAGGTCCTTTCCAGGAAAAAACAGATTGTACCGGCGCTTTCCCAGTTGTGGGGATAAGAAAAAAGGGAGTCGTTCGACTCCCTTCTTTTTATTTCCCTCAATACTTTTCAAGATCCGAAACTCCGATGACCGCTCCGGTTCTGTAATCCAGCCTGACTGTCTTTCCGCTTTCATAATTGACCTGTATATCGTACGGATTCAATATGATTTCATATGGTCCGTATACATCGGGATCATCTATCTCGGCCTTCCACATGACGTATCCTTCGCAGTTGACCGCTATAGGCGCAGGTCCGTCTGTCCCGGCGATAAACATATCTCCGGATTCCGTATCGACTGTATGGATTGCTGCGTCTCCGAAGGAGCATACGTTTTCCATGATTGTCCACATGTCAATGCCGTCCATCAGATCCAGCATGATCAGTCCGTACTGTGCGTCATAGACGTAAACCTGCGGTTCGTCTTCCGTTCCGCCCATAAAGGCACGGAGATTCTGGAACTGTCCGGTCTGTTTTACCCCTTCTGTGTATCCCCAGATCGGCTGGTCGTCAATAAAACATCCGACTCTGAGGTATTCCCAGTTATCATCGCCTTCCTGCATAACTTCATAGGCAGCCAGCACAGCAACGTTGAATTCCTTCCAGTCCAGGGCGATGGATCCGTTACCGATGATTTCCTCGCGGCTCATGATGCTGTTGAACGCCCTGGTCTCAGCGGGTTCCGCCTCAGGGGCCGGCTTAAGGTATTGCTTCAGGATATAGCCTTCCATGCCGTCGTATTCACAGCGGATAAACAGTTTTGCCTGCTTTTTGTAATTACTCGGAGCATATTTCGCCACGTTGTTGTTGCAATACAGTACAATGGAATCAAGCGGTACTTTCGCAAGCACGGTAGCTGTCTTGTACGGAGCTTCCCGCAGGGAAACATAATCCCTGCACTTCACAACGCGCATGGCTCCCAGGTAATACCGGTCTTTTTCTACTGTTTTCCGCTCTGCAGTACCTGTACAGCAGCATAAACAAAGGATCAGGAAAAGCAGAATGAAGGATAGGCTTTTCTTCATCGCTGTCCTCCTTATAAACATAAAATATTGAAAAAACAATTTTTTGAATCCCTCTGTATCCATACGTTTTCCTGTTCTGTATCCTGCTCAGAAGAATGCAGGTTCATGGAATCTGTATAAACTGTTATAACAGGATTTAAACGTTTGGACAGGATCAATGAATTAGTCTTTTCTTATTTATTTTACTCCTAATCCCCTCAATCCACAAGCAAGAACACGAAAAATACTGTATATCCCTTATGTTATGGGTATAATAATATCCAGTATACAGTATGCGGCTGTCAGTTTGTCGCAGGAAAGTGGTGTTGTTATGAATACGGAACTGGTTGTCTTCATTGTCTATCTCTGCTTTATGCTCGGGATCGGCGTCTACTTCTTCGTGAAGGGCCGCGGCAGCGGTGAAAAGGAATACTTCCTCGGCGGCCGTAAAATGGGCCCCTGGGTTTCCGCCCTTTCTGCCGGCGCATCCGACATGAGTGCCTGGGTGCTGATGGGCCTTCCCGCTTCCATTTATGCATTGGGAATTGGTCAGGCCTGGATTGCAATCGGCCTTGCAATTGGTTATGCGATGAGCTGGCTTTTTGAAGCTCCCCGTCTCCGCCGTTTTTCTATCGCGGCTGATGACTCCATCACCCTTCCCCAGTATCTGACAAACCGGTTTAAATCCTCCAGCAAAGTCCTGCAAATCCTCTGTGCTATCATTTTCCTTGTTGCATATACAATCTATGCTGCCTCCAGTGTAAAAGCCTGCGGCACACTTTTTCAGACAGTATGTGGGAATATCTTTGTAAACAACAATGATCTCCTGAATCAACAAATCTTCATGTATATAGCTGCTGCTATCATTATCGGTTACACATTCATGGGCGGTTTCAGCGCCGTTTGCTGGACAGACTTCTTCCAGGGCCTGCTGATGCTCGGTGCCCTGCTGATCGCTCCTATTTTTGCACTCGGCCTGATCAGCGGCGGCCAGGGTCAGATGACCATGGAATCCCTGAGTGCTGCCAATCCTGATTACTGGAATTTCTTCCCTGACTGGAAAACCGTTGTTTCCGGCCTTGGCTGGGGTCTCGGTTACTTCGGTATGCCCCACATCATCATCCGTTTCATGTCCGTCCGCAGCGACAAGGATCTTCACAAGAGCGCTAAGATCGGTATCACCTGGAATGTGCTGATCATTCTTTTCTCTGTGGCAGCCGGCTGCATCGGTCATCTGTTCCTCGGTGAAGTCGGAGATTCCTCTACTGTCTTCATCCAGATGGTTCGCGCTATTTTCCCGGCGATTATTTCCGGCATCCTGCTTTCCGCCATCCTGGCTGCTTCTATGTCCACTGCTGATTCTCAACTGCTTTGTGCATCATCTGCTTTTGCTTCCGATGTATATAAGCCTGTTATTCGTAAGAATCAGTCCACAGATAAAGAAATGTTTTGGGTGGGTCGTTATGTAGTGCTTATCATTGCGATCATCGCTGTCCTGATTGCTTCCAACCCCAACAGCCAGAGCATTATGAATCTCGTTTCAAATGCATGGGGTATCTTTGGGGCGGCATTCGGCCCGGCTATCCTGCTGAGCCTCTTCTGGAAGCGTTTCACCTTCAAGGGTGCTGTTGCCGGTATTGCTGCCGGTGCTGTTGTTGACATTGCCTGGCTCGTCATCAACACCCGCCTGTCCGCCGCCACTGCCGGGTACAACGGTATCTTTACCCTCTATGAAATCATCCCCGGCTTCATCGTCGGTTTCATCGTTGCCGTGGTTGTTGCCCTGCTCGATAAGGAACCGAAGCAGGAAGTCCTCGACCTGTATGATTACGCGACTTCCGATGCAATCGAATAAATGATTCGTATTGTAAAGCACCGGTCCGGCAATTTTGCCGGACCGGTTTTTGTGATGTGATGCAAATGAAAAGAGCACGCTGTTTCAGCGTGCTCCCAGGAAACTCATTCAATATTGAAGCGCTTCTTGAAGCGGTCAACACGTCCGCCCGTGTCTACCAGCTTCTGCTTGCCGGTGTAGAAAGGATGGCACTTGGAACAAATATCCACCTTCATCTCTTTCTTGGTAGATCCGGTTTCAAAAGTTTCACCGCATACGCAGCGAACCACGCACTTACCATACTGGGGATGAATATTTTCCTTCATTGCTGTTTCACCTCTTTCGCGTATGCAATGGCGGTTAAACCGCAAAAAGTATATTAACATAATCGTCTTTCGTTTGCAAGCTTTTTTTGTGAGATTATGTTATAATTCCTCTGTCTTTTATGGGAGGTGATTTGTGAATGTCTGTCGGGCTTCCCTCTTTTTCACCGGAGGAAAAAGCCGTCTATTCCATGATCTCCGTTAACGACGGCCTGATGGCAAAGGAAATTGCTTCCGGTCTTTCCATGGATCGGAAACAGGTCAATCATCTTCTCTTTTCCTCTCCCCTGATGCATGAACTCTGTTTTCAGGATAATGATTACCGCTGGCACGCTCTGATCCGCCAGGCGCAGGTTCATGAGGGCCTGTATGAGTTTTCCGGCTGGTACGGTACGGTAAGGGAATTCCTGGATGCTTCTGAGGATGAATGGCTTTCCTCCCTGCAGGATGGATGCCGTAGGATCGGCAGAAATCTCAATGATCAGCGCGGGCTGATTCATTCCTTCCTGGACTGCCGGAGCGTCATGTGTTCCCTTTTCCATGATCTTTCCGGAATGATGGAT is a window encoding:
- a CDS encoding helix-turn-helix domain containing protein yields the protein MSVGLPSFSPEEKAVYSMISVNDGLMAKEIASGLSMDRKQVNHLLFSSPLMHELCFQDNDYRWHALIRQAQVHEGLYEFSGWYGTVREFLDASEDEWLSSLQDGCRRIGRNLNDQRGLIHSFLDCRSVMCSLFHDLSGMMDSSYLDWEIAFELRLNRARMIRIYADVLVIAPGHVFSLEFKMKNKPEPDEVLQAAKYIPYLELIFGPSYEAVPALVLTSASDLFEFVPIGNTDMVLPAASGDMLFNVFNEYMGFLS
- the rpmE gene encoding 50S ribosomal protein L31, which gives rise to MKENIHPQYGKCVVRCVCGETFETGSTKKEMKVDICSKCHPFYTGKQKLVDTGGRVDRFKKRFNIE
- a CDS encoding sodium/proline symporter, with translation MNTELVVFIVYLCFMLGIGVYFFVKGRGSGEKEYFLGGRKMGPWVSALSAGASDMSAWVLMGLPASIYALGIGQAWIAIGLAIGYAMSWLFEAPRLRRFSIAADDSITLPQYLTNRFKSSSKVLQILCAIIFLVAYTIYAASSVKACGTLFQTVCGNIFVNNNDLLNQQIFMYIAAAIIIGYTFMGGFSAVCWTDFFQGLLMLGALLIAPIFALGLISGGQGQMTMESLSAANPDYWNFFPDWKTVVSGLGWGLGYFGMPHIIIRFMSVRSDKDLHKSAKIGITWNVLIILFSVAAGCIGHLFLGEVGDSSTVFIQMVRAIFPAIISGILLSAILAASMSTADSQLLCASSAFASDVYKPVIRKNQSTDKEMFWVGRYVVLIIAIIAVLIASNPNSQSIMNLVSNAWGIFGAAFGPAILLSLFWKRFTFKGAVAGIAAGAVVDIAWLVINTRLSAATAGYNGIFTLYEIIPGFIVGFIVAVVVALLDKEPKQEVLDLYDYATSDAIE